In a genomic window of Sphingomonas koreensis:
- a CDS encoding GFA family protein, whose product MTLTATCHCGATKIALPHPPTDAKQCNCTYCFKTGAIWSYYPPEAITILSGDADKIYSASGGMNQHHFCSQCGISSWGDSPDWASVYNADGTPKNGDPNSFPTTRIAAVNIRLIDDFDIATVKVEQVDGRNSW is encoded by the coding sequence ATGACCCTGACCGCCACCTGCCATTGCGGCGCCACCAAGATCGCGTTGCCCCATCCGCCGACCGATGCGAAGCAGTGCAACTGCACCTATTGCTTCAAGACCGGCGCGATCTGGAGCTACTATCCGCCTGAGGCGATCACGATCCTCTCCGGAGATGCCGACAAGATCTACTCCGCTAGCGGCGGGATGAACCAGCACCATTTTTGTAGCCAGTGCGGCATCAGCAGCTGGGGCGATTCTCCCGACTGGGCGTCGGTATACAATGCCGACGGCACGCCGAAGAACGGCGATCCGAACAGCTTCCCCACAACGCGTATCGCGGCGGTCAACATCCGCCTGATCGACGATTTCGACATCGCGACGGTCAAGGTCGAGCAGGTCGACGGCCGCAACAGCTGGTGA
- a CDS encoding AraC family transcriptional regulator, whose product MKREIFQVRTYRDGAITAVDALSGRSFARHVHDEFGVGLVTGGAQRSWSGRGPVEAIKGNLVTVNPAEIHDGAPVGPTRSWSMLYFSQQLVGEAIHDLEEGRRSLRELHAPVVENPRLTGLFMATRQAITHAGQGEAFEERLLSLFGCLFHVGPPPAVATAHRLAQVRARIDDEPAGSHPLADLAALAGLSRYQTLRGFARLTGFTPHAYLVQRRLDSARRLIREGTTLADAAAGAGFADQSHMHRVFVARHGFTPGIYAAAHRRCRAISFKSAPAQPA is encoded by the coding sequence ATGAAGCGGGAAATCTTCCAGGTCCGAACCTACCGAGACGGCGCGATCACCGCGGTCGATGCGCTGTCCGGGCGCTCGTTCGCGCGCCATGTGCATGACGAGTTCGGCGTCGGGCTGGTGACAGGTGGTGCGCAGCGCTCATGGAGCGGGCGCGGCCCGGTGGAAGCGATCAAGGGTAACCTCGTGACCGTCAATCCGGCCGAGATTCACGATGGAGCGCCAGTCGGGCCGACACGCTCCTGGTCGATGCTCTACTTCTCCCAGCAACTCGTCGGCGAAGCGATCCACGATCTCGAAGAAGGCCGACGCTCGCTGCGGGAACTGCATGCGCCCGTCGTCGAGAATCCGCGTCTGACCGGTCTCTTCATGGCGACCCGACAGGCAATCACGCACGCCGGGCAGGGAGAGGCTTTCGAGGAGCGGCTTCTGTCGCTTTTCGGATGCCTGTTCCATGTCGGGCCGCCGCCGGCCGTCGCTACCGCCCACCGGCTGGCGCAGGTGCGCGCGCGCATCGACGACGAACCGGCGGGTTCCCATCCCCTGGCCGATCTGGCGGCATTGGCCGGCCTTAGCCGCTATCAGACCTTGCGGGGATTTGCCCGCCTGACCGGATTCACCCCGCACGCCTATCTCGTGCAGCGACGCCTTGATTCGGCGCGCCGCCTGATCCGCGAAGGTACGACCCTTGCGGATGCTGCGGCCGGCGCGGGCTTTGCCGACCAAAGCCACATGCATCGGGTCTTCGTTGCACGGCATGGCTTCACGCCGGGCATCTATGCCGCCGCGCATCGCCGCTGCCGTGCAATTTCGTTCAAGAGCGCTCCGGCCCAACCCGCGTAA
- a CDS encoding GNAT family N-acetyltransferase: MSGQDHARAEITIRRCDPADHAEICAVINAAAEAYRGVIPADRWHDPYMPADALASELADGVAFSGCVAHGQLIGVMGVQHRQNVDLIRHAYVLPEWQGHGIGSQLLEHLRRGTERPILIGTWKAADWAIRFYERHGFVCVDDGDIAPLLRTYWQVPARQIATSVVLASPPLSSEAARALIAGVKPSDGSGSP; this comes from the coding sequence ATGAGTGGGCAAGACCATGCACGGGCAGAGATCACGATCCGGCGATGCGACCCGGCCGATCACGCCGAGATATGCGCCGTCATCAACGCCGCAGCGGAGGCATATCGCGGTGTGATTCCCGCCGATCGCTGGCACGATCCGTATATGCCGGCCGATGCGCTGGCCTCCGAACTGGCCGATGGCGTGGCGTTCAGCGGGTGCGTCGCCCACGGGCAGCTGATCGGGGTGATGGGCGTGCAGCATCGGCAGAATGTCGACCTCATCCGGCACGCCTATGTCCTGCCCGAGTGGCAGGGACATGGGATCGGCTCGCAATTGCTCGAGCATCTCCGCCGCGGCACTGAACGGCCCATCCTGATCGGCACCTGGAAGGCTGCGGATTGGGCGATCCGCTTCTACGAACGGCACGGGTTCGTTTGCGTGGACGATGGCGATATCGCTCCGCTTCTGCGCACCTACTGGCAGGTGCCGGCTCGGCAGATCGCTACCTCGGTCGTACTGGCCTCGCCTCCCCTGTCCAGCGAAGCGGCACGCGCGCTGATCGCCGGCGTGAAGCCGTCGGACGGAAGTGGATCGCCCTAG
- a CDS encoding YgfZ/GcvT domain-containing protein has translation MTETSQVRATLLADRLLIRVSGEDVRGFLQGLVTQDMNAVAPGAPQWAGLLTAQGKALFDFILWDADGAILIDCEAAQRDALVRRLSIYRLRRPIVIEAAEGGVHWSPEPGAGVSDPRLAELGYRWLGEAGGEAASGWREHRLRLGVTEGVAELGSDKTLWLECNATELNGVSFGKGCYVGQENTARMNWRAKINRRLVVAPLGEPGERTRAAYPDLGLMVEHRRVEALGDAIVPEWLAAALSSAPAS, from the coding sequence ATGACAGAGACCAGCCAAGTTCGGGCGACATTGCTCGCCGACCGTTTGCTCATTCGCGTTTCGGGGGAGGATGTGCGCGGCTTCCTGCAGGGGCTGGTGACGCAGGACATGAACGCCGTAGCGCCAGGCGCGCCGCAATGGGCGGGGCTGCTCACCGCGCAGGGCAAGGCGCTGTTCGACTTCATCCTGTGGGATGCGGACGGAGCGATCCTGATCGATTGCGAAGCGGCGCAGCGTGACGCGCTGGTCCGGCGGCTGTCGATCTATCGCCTGCGCCGGCCGATCGTGATCGAGGCGGCGGAGGGCGGCGTGCATTGGTCGCCCGAGCCTGGCGCAGGCGTTTCCGATCCGAGGCTCGCTGAGCTCGGCTATCGCTGGCTGGGAGAAGCGGGCGGGGAGGCGGCATCCGGCTGGCGCGAGCATCGCCTGCGCCTCGGCGTGACCGAGGGTGTCGCCGAGCTGGGCTCAGACAAGACGCTCTGGCTCGAATGCAACGCGACCGAGCTCAACGGCGTGAGCTTCGGCAAGGGGTGTTACGTCGGGCAGGAGAACACCGCGCGGATGAACTGGCGCGCCAAGATCAACCGCCGCCTCGTCGTTGCGCCGCTCGGCGAGCCGGGCGAGCGCACCCGCGCCGCCTATCCCGATCTCGGCCTGATGGTCGAGCACCGCCGCGTCGAGGCGCTGGGCGATGCGATCGTGCCGGAATGGCTCGCGGCCGCGCTCAGCTCGGCACCAGCAAGCTAG
- a CDS encoding dihydroorotase, whose protein sequence is MATFDLKLTGGTVHLPGGPAQIDIGVREGKIVALGSFGGATGDAGETIDCTGLDVLPGVIDSQVHFREPGLEAKEDLESGSRAAVLGGVTAVFEMPNTKPNTDSADAVNDKLARAKDRMWCDHAFYVGATNNNAADLSELERMPGTAGVKIFMGASTGDLLVSDDANLARVLASGHRRVAIHAEDEFRMNDREGERVAGDPSSHPVWRDDESAILATRRILKLAREARRRIHVLHVTTPAELELLGQHKDIATCEVTPQHLTLAAEDAYPRLGTYAQMNPPIRSAAHRDGLWHWLNQGVPDVLGSDHAPHTIEEKARPYPSSPSGMPGVQTLLPLLLDHVAKGRTTLQRLIDLTSAGPQRVFGLVGKGRIAAGYDADFTVVDLKKQWTVEESWLASRCGWSPFTGDQLTGKPIGTIIRGRRVMWDGQLANAAHGRPVRFEAVEFG, encoded by the coding sequence ATGGCGACCTTCGATCTCAAGCTCACCGGCGGCACGGTGCATCTGCCCGGCGGCCCCGCTCAGATCGATATCGGCGTGCGCGAGGGCAAGATCGTCGCGCTGGGCAGTTTTGGCGGCGCGACCGGGGACGCGGGCGAGACGATCGACTGCACCGGCCTCGACGTGCTGCCCGGCGTGATCGACAGCCAGGTCCATTTCCGCGAGCCGGGGCTCGAGGCCAAGGAGGATCTGGAATCCGGCAGCCGCGCGGCGGTGCTGGGCGGCGTCACCGCGGTGTTCGAGATGCCGAACACCAAACCGAATACCGACAGTGCCGATGCCGTGAACGACAAGCTCGCGCGCGCGAAGGACCGCATGTGGTGCGACCACGCCTTCTATGTCGGCGCGACCAACAACAATGCCGCCGACCTCTCCGAGCTCGAGCGGATGCCGGGCACCGCCGGGGTCAAGATCTTCATGGGCGCCTCGACCGGCGACCTGCTGGTGTCGGACGACGCCAATCTCGCGCGGGTGCTTGCCTCGGGCCATCGCCGTGTCGCGATCCATGCCGAGGACGAGTTCCGCATGAACGACCGCGAGGGCGAGCGTGTGGCGGGCGATCCGTCGTCGCATCCGGTGTGGCGCGACGACGAAAGCGCGATCCTCGCCACCCGCCGCATCCTCAAGCTCGCGCGTGAGGCGCGGCGCCGCATCCACGTCCTTCACGTCACTACGCCCGCCGAGCTGGAACTGCTCGGCCAGCACAAGGACATCGCGACCTGCGAGGTGACGCCGCAACACCTGACGCTGGCGGCCGAGGACGCCTATCCGCGGCTTGGCACCTATGCCCAGATGAACCCCCCGATCCGCTCGGCCGCGCATCGCGATGGGCTTTGGCACTGGCTCAACCAGGGCGTGCCCGACGTGCTGGGATCGGACCATGCACCGCACACGATCGAGGAGAAGGCCAGGCCCTATCCGTCCTCGCCCAGCGGCATGCCCGGCGTGCAGACGCTGCTGCCGCTGCTGCTCGATCATGTCGCCAAGGGCCGCACGACGCTGCAGCGGCTGATCGACCTCACCAGCGCCGGGCCGCAGCGCGTGTTCGGGCTGGTCGGCAAGGGCCGGATCGCCGCGGGCTATGACGCGGACTTCACCGTGGTCGATCTCAAGAAGCAGTGGACGGTCGAGGAAAGCTGGCTCGCCTCGCGGTGCGGATGGTCGCCGTTCACCGGGGATCAGCTAACCGGCAAGCCGATCGGGACGATCATCCGCGGACGGCGGGTGATGTGGGACGGGCAGCTCGCCAACGCTGCACATGGGCGGCCGGTGCGGTTCGAGGCGGTCGAGTTCGGGTGA
- a CDS encoding DUF2199 domain-containing protein, producing the protein MFRFKCGSCDEWHEGMPSFGATAPLYYYAIPESERDRRCELTSDTCIVDDEFFFVRGVIEIPVEGESDPLTWGVWVSWSRANFDEYVRNFELDDRAALGPYFGWLSAEFIVYPESENLKTRAHLRGPGVRPLIELEPTDHPLAVEQRNGITVERVAEIYAAYMHDATD; encoded by the coding sequence GTGTTCAGATTTAAATGCGGGAGCTGCGACGAGTGGCATGAAGGCATGCCGAGCTTCGGGGCGACCGCACCGCTATATTACTACGCAATCCCTGAGTCCGAACGGGACCGGCGATGCGAGCTGACCAGTGATACATGTATCGTCGACGACGAGTTCTTCTTCGTGCGCGGCGTCATCGAAATTCCGGTCGAGGGCGAGTCCGACCCACTGACCTGGGGCGTCTGGGTGTCGTGGAGTCGCGCGAATTTTGATGAGTATGTCCGTAATTTCGAACTGGATGACCGTGCAGCCCTTGGCCCGTATTTTGGCTGGCTCTCCGCAGAGTTTATTGTCTATCCGGAATCAGAGAATCTCAAGACAAGAGCGCATCTGCGCGGACCGGGGGTGCGCCCGCTCATCGAGCTGGAGCCGACTGACCACCCGCTTGCTGTTGAGCAGAGAAATGGCATCACAGTCGAGCGGGTCGCGGAAATATACGCGGCATATATGCACGATGCGACCGACTGA
- a CDS encoding ABCB family ABC transporter ATP-binding protein/permease, translating into MPPQTASTGGERPLFATLRRFLPYLWPAGMPGLKARIIGALLLVLLSKVVQVYGAAYALKAAVDSMALNDRSVVTFVILMVVGYAAARLFTTLFDNLRNTVFEKVGQDATRRLAIVTFRHLHQLSLRFHLERRTGAVTKVVERGTKSIDSMLYFLLFNIAPTILELALVLQIFGSKFGWWLVASTMAMVVIYIAFTRWITDWRSKLREQMNDLDTGAVAHAVDSLLNFETVKYFNAEAREADRYAKAVDAYAKAAVKSENSLAWLNMGQSLITNVMLGAGMAVVAWGWSSGEFTAGDVVFVSTLLSQLFRPLDMLGWVYRTIRQGVIDMGAMFDLIDTDAEVKDVAGAPALQVTRGEVRFEGVRFGYEANRDILKGIDLVIAPGQTVAVVGPSGAGKSTLARILYRFYDLTGGRVTIDGQDIAQVTQGSLRAAIGIVPQDTVLFNDTVGYNIAYGREGATADQVAAAARGAAIAGFIESMPDGYDTRVGERGLKLSGGEKQRVAIARTLLKDPPILILDEATSALDSRTEAEILDTLEAIERGRTTIVIAHRLSTVVNADRIVVLEAGRIAEQGTHAQLLELRGVYAEMWARQQAEREAIEA; encoded by the coding sequence ATGCCGCCCCAGACCGCTTCCACCGGCGGCGAACGCCCGTTGTTCGCCACGCTCCGGCGCTTCCTGCCCTATCTCTGGCCCGCAGGCATGCCGGGGCTGAAGGCGCGCATCATCGGCGCGCTGCTGCTGGTGCTGCTGTCGAAGGTGGTTCAGGTCTATGGCGCCGCCTATGCGCTGAAGGCCGCGGTCGACAGTATGGCGCTGAACGACCGCAGCGTGGTGACCTTCGTCATCCTGATGGTGGTCGGCTATGCCGCCGCGCGGCTGTTCACCACGCTGTTCGACAATCTGCGCAACACGGTGTTCGAGAAGGTCGGGCAGGATGCGACGCGCCGTCTCGCGATCGTCACCTTCCGCCACCTCCACCAGCTGTCGCTGCGCTTCCATCTCGAACGCCGCACCGGGGCTGTGACCAAGGTGGTCGAGCGCGGGACCAAGAGCATCGATTCGATGCTCTATTTCCTGCTGTTCAACATCGCGCCGACGATTCTCGAGCTGGCGCTGGTGCTGCAGATCTTCGGCAGCAAGTTCGGCTGGTGGCTGGTCGCATCGACCATGGCGATGGTCGTCATCTACATCGCCTTCACCCGCTGGATCACCGACTGGCGCTCCAAGCTGCGCGAGCAGATGAACGACCTCGACACCGGCGCGGTCGCGCATGCGGTGGATTCGCTGCTCAATTTCGAGACGGTGAAATATTTCAACGCCGAAGCGCGCGAGGCGGACCGCTATGCAAAGGCGGTCGACGCCTATGCCAAGGCGGCGGTGAAGAGCGAGAACTCGCTCGCCTGGCTCAACATGGGCCAGTCTCTGATCACCAATGTGATGCTGGGCGCGGGGATGGCGGTGGTCGCCTGGGGCTGGTCCTCGGGCGAGTTCACCGCGGGCGACGTGGTGTTCGTCTCGACGCTGCTCAGCCAGCTGTTCCGCCCGCTCGACATGCTCGGCTGGGTCTATCGCACGATCCGCCAGGGCGTGATCGACATGGGCGCGATGTTCGACCTGATCGATACCGATGCCGAGGTGAAGGACGTGGCCGGCGCCCCCGCACTGCAGGTGACGCGCGGCGAGGTGCGGTTCGAGGGGGTGCGCTTCGGCTATGAGGCGAATCGCGATATTCTGAAGGGCATCGACCTGGTCATCGCGCCGGGGCAGACAGTCGCGGTGGTCGGCCCCTCGGGCGCGGGCAAGTCGACGCTCGCGCGCATCCTCTATCGCTTCTACGACCTGACCGGCGGACGGGTGACGATCGACGGGCAGGATATTGCGCAGGTGACGCAAGGGTCGCTGCGCGCCGCGATCGGCATCGTGCCCCAGGATACGGTGCTGTTCAACGACACGGTCGGCTACAACATCGCCTATGGCCGCGAGGGCGCGACGGCGGATCAGGTCGCCGCCGCTGCCAGGGGCGCGGCGATCGCCGGGTTCATCGAGAGCATGCCCGATGGATACGACACCCGCGTCGGCGAGCGTGGCCTCAAACTGTCGGGGGGCGAGAAACAGCGGGTCGCGATCGCGCGGACGCTGCTCAAGGACCCGCCGATCCTGATCCTCGACGAGGCGACCAGCGCGCTGGATTCGCGGACCGAGGCGGAGATCCTCGACACGCTCGAGGCGATCGAGCGCGGGCGGACGACGATCGTGATCGCGCACCGGCTGTCCACCGTGGTCAACGCCGACCGCATCGTCGTGCTGGAGGCCGGGCGCATCGCCGAGCAGGGCACGCATGCCCAGCTGCTGGAACTGCGTGGCGTCTATGCCGAGATGTGGGCGCGCCAGCAGGCCGAGCGCGAGGCGATCGAAGCGTAG
- a CDS encoding phytoene/squalene synthase family protein: protein MASQIFDPATRERAWLLYAWCRACDDLADGQELGHDARPVADPAERLARIRDLTGKALAGEATGDAAFDALGIVAREVDLPHRFVHDLIEGFALDAKGWFPRSEDDLLRYCYHVAGTVGCMMAVVMGVDPADEATLDRACDLGIAFQLANIARDIEADDRIGRCYLPVDWLVEMDIPPGQHMKPPFRSRLVVIAKWLGEMAEAYGASARRGAPALRFRSAWAVLAAAGIYGGIAREVTARGAHAWDHRAATSNWQKLGWLARALPQTALRATLYPPAPRPAGLWTRPR, encoded by the coding sequence ATGGCGAGCCAGATCTTCGATCCGGCGACGCGCGAGCGCGCCTGGCTGCTCTATGCCTGGTGCCGCGCGTGCGACGATCTCGCCGACGGGCAGGAACTGGGGCATGACGCAAGGCCGGTCGCCGATCCCGCCGAGCGGCTGGCGCGGATCCGCGACCTGACCGGCAAGGCGCTGGCCGGGGAAGCGACGGGCGACGCGGCATTCGACGCGCTGGGGATCGTCGCCCGGGAAGTCGATCTGCCCCACCGCTTCGTCCACGACCTGATCGAGGGGTTCGCGCTCGACGCCAAGGGCTGGTTTCCGCGGAGCGAGGACGACCTGCTGCGCTATTGCTACCATGTCGCCGGCACGGTCGGGTGCATGATGGCGGTGGTGATGGGGGTCGATCCCGCGGACGAGGCGACGCTCGACCGCGCCTGTGACCTCGGCATTGCCTTCCAGCTCGCCAATATCGCGCGCGACATTGAGGCCGACGACCGGATCGGCCGCTGCTATCTGCCCGTCGACTGGCTGGTCGAGATGGATATCCCGCCGGGCCAGCATATGAAGCCGCCCTTCCGCTCGCGCCTTGTCGTCATCGCCAAATGGCTGGGGGAGATGGCGGAGGCCTATGGCGCAAGCGCACGGCGCGGCGCGCCGGCGCTGCGCTTCCGCTCGGCCTGGGCGGTGCTGGCGGCGGCGGGCATCTATGGCGGGATCGCGCGCGAGGTGACGGCGCGCGGCGCGCATGCCTGGGACCATCGCGCCGCGACGAGCAACTGGCAGAAGCTCGGCTGGCTGGCGCGCGCGCTTCCGCAGACCGCGTTGCGCGCGACGCTCTACCCGCCCGCGCCGCGTCCGGCAGGTCTCTGGACCCGCCCGCGTTAA
- a CDS encoding TIGR00730 family Rossman fold protein, whose protein sequence is MNRLAIYCGSATPSDPVYVENARFVGRTLAERGIGVVYGGGRLGLMGAVADAALEAGGEVIGVIPQALVDAEVAHRGCTELHIVRTMHERKQAFTDISDGFVTLPGGTGTMDELWEAMSWAQIGYHAKPVGLLNTANFYDGLIAFVKTMGEVGFLRPQHQGLLIIDDQLDGLLEKMAAHVPATTIGQIGSKDL, encoded by the coding sequence CTGAACCGTCTCGCCATCTATTGCGGCTCGGCCACCCCGAGCGACCCCGTCTATGTCGAGAATGCCCGCTTCGTCGGCCGTACCCTCGCCGAGCGCGGGATCGGGGTGGTCTATGGCGGCGGGCGGCTGGGGCTGATGGGCGCGGTTGCCGATGCGGCGCTGGAGGCGGGCGGCGAGGTGATCGGCGTGATCCCGCAGGCGCTGGTCGATGCCGAGGTCGCGCATCGCGGCTGCACCGAGCTTCACATCGTGCGCACGATGCACGAGCGCAAACAGGCGTTCACCGATATCTCCGACGGCTTCGTCACCCTGCCCGGCGGCACCGGGACGATGGACGAATTGTGGGAGGCGATGAGCTGGGCGCAGATCGGTTACCACGCCAAGCCGGTGGGTCTGCTCAACACCGCAAACTTCTATGACGGGCTGATCGCGTTCGTGAAGACGATGGGCGAGGTCGGCTTCCTGCGGCCGCAGCATCAGGGGCTGCTGATCATCGACGACCAGCTCGACGGGTTGCTGGAGAAGATGGCCGCGCACGTCCCCGCGACGACGATCGGCCAGATCGGCAGCAAGGACCTGTGA
- a CDS encoding phytoene desaturase: MKRAVVIGAGFGGLALAIRLQSAGVDTVLVEARDKPGGRAYYWEKDGFTFDAGPTVITAPEALEELWALSGHRMAEDVTLAPVNPFYRLNWIDGTNFDYSNDDTALAAEIAKLDPNDIAGYRRFLDYSAGVYREGYEKLGHVPFLDFGSMVKAAPDLARYQAWRSVYSMVSSFVKNEKLRQALSFHTLLVGGNPMTTSAIYALIHKLERDGGVWCAMGGTNRLVAGMVRLFERLGGVLRLGDPVAEIETLGERATAVVTRSGERFETDAVASNADLIHSYRDLLKTSRSAQRTAARLEKKRFSPSLFLVHFGIKGTWPGIPHHMILFGPRYKGLLEDIYDHGVLSQDFSLYLHHPTVTDPSLAPEGHSTFYALAPVPHLGKFPVDWNEIAPVLEKRILDEVGRRLIPDIHERIVCRFSYAPSDFRDDLHAHLGSAFSLEPILTQSAYFRAHNRDGSIPNLYFVGAGTHPGAGIPGVIGSAKATAALMLEQP, translated from the coding sequence GTGAAACGGGCAGTCGTCATCGGTGCAGGGTTCGGCGGGCTGGCGCTCGCGATCCGGCTGCAATCCGCGGGAGTCGATACCGTGCTGGTCGAGGCGCGCGACAAGCCCGGCGGGCGCGCCTATTACTGGGAGAAGGACGGCTTCACCTTCGATGCCGGCCCCACCGTCATCACCGCGCCCGAAGCGCTGGAGGAATTGTGGGCCCTGTCGGGACACCGCATGGCCGAGGATGTCACGCTGGCGCCGGTCAACCCCTTCTACCGGCTGAACTGGATCGACGGGACGAACTTCGACTATTCCAATGACGATACCGCGCTCGCCGCGGAGATCGCCAAGCTCGATCCCAACGATATCGCCGGCTATCGCCGGTTCCTCGACTATTCGGCGGGCGTCTATCGCGAGGGCTATGAGAAGCTCGGCCATGTGCCGTTCCTCGACTTCGGCTCGATGGTCAAGGCGGCGCCCGATCTGGCCCGATATCAGGCGTGGCGCAGCGTCTATTCGATGGTCTCGTCCTTCGTGAAGAACGAGAAGCTGCGTCAGGCGCTGTCGTTCCACACGCTGCTGGTCGGCGGCAATCCGATGACCACCAGCGCCATCTATGCGCTGATCCACAAGCTCGAGCGCGACGGCGGTGTGTGGTGCGCGATGGGCGGGACCAACCGGCTGGTCGCCGGGATGGTCCGGCTGTTCGAGCGGCTGGGCGGGGTGCTCAGGCTCGGCGATCCGGTGGCCGAGATCGAGACGCTGGGCGAGCGGGCAACCGCCGTCGTCACGCGGAGCGGCGAGCGGTTCGAGACCGACGCGGTGGCGAGCAACGCCGACCTGATCCACAGCTATCGCGACCTGCTCAAGACCTCACGCAGCGCGCAGCGGACCGCGGCGCGGCTGGAGAAGAAGCGCTTCTCGCCCTCGCTGTTCCTCGTCCATTTCGGGATCAAGGGGACCTGGCCGGGCATTCCGCACCACATGATCCTGTTCGGCCCGCGCTACAAAGGGCTGCTCGAAGACATCTACGACCACGGCGTGCTTTCGCAGGATTTCTCGCTCTATCTCCATCACCCCACCGTGACCGACCCGAGCCTGGCGCCCGAGGGGCACTCGACCTTCTACGCCCTCGCCCCGGTGCCGCATCTCGGCAAGTTCCCGGTCGACTGGAACGAGATCGCGCCGGTGCTGGAGAAGCGCATCCTGGACGAGGTCGGGCGGCGGCTGATCCCCGACATCCACGAGCGGATCGTTTGCCGGTTCAGCTACGCCCCCAGCGATTTCCGCGACGATCTGCACGCGCATCTGGGCAGTGCGTTCAGCCTCGAGCCGATCCTGACGCAGAGCGCCTATTTCCGCGCGCACAATCGCGACGGATCGATCCCCAACCTCTATTTCGTCGGTGCCGGCACGCATCCGGGCGCGGGCATTCCCGGCGTGATCGGAAGTGCCAAGGCGACCGCAGCACTGATGCTGGAGCAACCATGA
- the crtY gene encoding lycopene beta-cyclase CrtY, protein MPAIHHCDLAIVGGGLAGGLLALALRKQRPDLNLRLIESGERLGGNHLWSFFASDIAPVDRWLVAPLISYGWAGYDVTFPGHGRTLKAPYYAIESERFDRVVRAAMPPESVMTGRKVLGASARAVVLADGDRVEAGGVIDCRGPADLSKLDLGWQKFLGRELALADLHPLKRPIVMDATVAQIDGYRFVYALPFAATRLFVEDTYYSDTPEIDADAMRQRIDTWLNARAIAVETVAREETGVLPVAMGGDFEEYWHSGGNRVAKAGMRAGLFHPVTGYSLPDAVRLARVVAEASNLDGTALHELTHGYARRQWQRRGFYRMLSAMLFRAAEPEERYRILERFYRLDAGLIARFYAGQSSLLDRARVLAGKPPVPIGRAWQAIRGMRGQAK, encoded by the coding sequence ATGCCAGCCATCCACCATTGTGACCTTGCCATCGTCGGCGGCGGGCTTGCCGGCGGGCTGCTTGCCCTTGCCCTGCGCAAGCAGCGACCCGACCTCAATCTGCGGCTGATCGAGAGCGGCGAGCGGCTGGGCGGCAACCATCTCTGGTCCTTCTTCGCCAGCGACATCGCCCCGGTCGACCGCTGGCTGGTCGCGCCGCTCATCTCCTACGGCTGGGCCGGTTACGACGTCACCTTTCCCGGCCATGGGCGTACGCTGAAGGCGCCCTATTACGCGATCGAATCCGAGCGGTTCGACCGGGTCGTGCGCGCGGCGATGCCGCCCGAAAGCGTGATGACCGGCCGCAAGGTGCTGGGCGCCAGCGCGCGCGCGGTGGTGCTGGCGGACGGCGACCGGGTCGAGGCGGGCGGCGTGATCGACTGCCGCGGCCCCGCCGATCTGTCCAAGCTCGACCTTGGCTGGCAGAAATTCCTCGGCCGCGAGCTGGCGCTGGCCGATCTGCACCCGCTGAAGCGCCCGATCGTGATGGACGCGACGGTCGCGCAGATCGACGGCTATCGCTTTGTCTATGCGCTGCCCTTTGCCGCGACGCGGCTGTTCGTCGAGGACACCTATTACAGCGACACGCCGGAGATCGACGCGGACGCGATGCGCCAGCGGATCGACACCTGGCTGAACGCGCGCGCAATCGCGGTCGAGACGGTGGCGCGCGAGGAAACCGGGGTGCTGCCGGTGGCGATGGGCGGCGATTTCGAGGAATATTGGCATTCGGGGGGCAACCGCGTCGCCAAGGCGGGGATGCGCGCGGGGCTGTTCCATCCGGTCACCGGCTATTCGCTGCCCGATGCGGTACGGCTGGCGCGCGTGGTTGCCGAAGCGAGCAATCTCGACGGCACCGCGCTGCACGAGCTGACCCATGGCTATGCCCGGCGCCAGTGGCAACGGCGCGGATTCTACCGCATGCTCTCCGCCATGCTGTTCCGCGCGGCCGAGCCCGAAGAGCGTTATCGCATCCTCGAACGCTTCTATCGGCTGGACGCGGGGCTGATCGCACGCTTCTATGCAGGTCAGTCGAGCCTGCTGGATCGCGCACGGGTGCTGGCGGGCAAGCCGCCGGTACCGATCGGGCGCGCCTGGCAGGCGATCCGTGGAATGAGGGGCCAGGCCAAGTGA